A segment of the Trifolium pratense cultivar HEN17-A07 linkage group LG7, ARS_RC_1.1, whole genome shotgun sequence genome:
ttatgagacaaaaatttagaaatagCACCAAACAAGATACTAACATGCTCTAGAGTCTAAAGCTAAAACCTAGTATATCTTATGTTGCAAGAATCTTTGACTTAGCACAATGAAGGATGCAACATACTGCCATAATTTTTGCATTACGCGAAGCAAATTAACGAACAAAGCCACATTCAGTTGCTTTGTCACTTGAAATAGCTCAATTGTCAGATTAACATAATAGCTTCAAGCAATAGCATCACGATTCACATTGTCTGCCAAATCAAAGTGGCCTCATTAGAACTTTTTAactataatagtaaaaataacaacaaaaaggAGAATAGccgtaaataataataataggaaCAAGAAGAAAATGTACACGCACTTGTGCTTGCGGCCCGTGCACACACATAAATATATTACTGGCATATTCATACCTGGAATTGTCGACAACCACATATTCAAATCCTCATCAGTAAAAATCTGACTttcttttgtataaaaaatcTCATCAATCTTTTCATTTTCCTCGGGTGGTAGTAGAGCAATAGGAAGtgctggccaaaattgattggACATGTTAAAGGCCATCAGTGTTGAAAAATTCAATTGTTGTCCGGCATTAGAAACTTTTCCATCAGCAGTATTTATAACCTGCCTGATTTTTTCAGATGCGTCACCATTAACACAATTTAAAAACCTACCAAGGCCGGATGTGGAGTGCTCGACAACTTCCTGTTTCCATGGCGGTGACAGTTGATTTTGGCTGAAAGGTGACTCCTGCGAACTTGAGCTTTCCAGGGTAAGAAATCGTGCTGAAGTACCAAGAACAGGTGCACGTAAAGGTTTATTGAGATCCTTCCGATTGAAAGCTGGATTGTTGGTCgcaccttttttctttaaggataGAGGGTGTTTTCCTCGACTTTTCTTAGTAATAGACACATACCCATTCAAATGCTGTGCCACTGGACTTGCACGTAGATTCATAGATTGACGATATTTCTGAAACAGGCAAATATACTATTAGGCCGTGATTAGAATACTGCATGATAATGCAGACACAATATCTGTAGCGGATGACTAACGCTGCTGCCTGCTAAAACATAAATGAATTCaacaattttgaaaacaaaatccAAACTGAAGCAAGTCCCCGATGGAGGGAGCCTTGCACACCAGTTGGCCCGAGTCTGCCTATTTTGAGTTTACATTTTACATTAAGCAGTGTGCTTGCACATTTTCCAAACATATCAGTTAttaaaaaagtacaaaaaagaGTTGCACGTGTAATACATATGCATCATTACGAGGAACAGACCTGtaaattgaaggtgtgaaaacacaagaagggggggttgaattgtgttttagttaagtttaaaactttttcaagttcttaactcaactaagttagcagcggataaataacacaaataataacaagatagagagagagagatcacacaagcaatttatactggttcctctcacaaaacgagagtagtccagtccccttgcacttccaagagatttcactataatcacacaagattacacctgctcaagcacacaagcaagagacttcacaacaatgctcaagcacacaagcttaagacttcacacttaagcacacaagcttaagtttcctcaagtaatagtagagtatatgaaaatatacagatgctcttagaagaacctaaagagaacaaatacaaagagtacagagtatttgactaaagtgcaaaaacacttgataagaggttcagagcttgtatacacagaattcagagtttgttcagcgcacgttcaatccttaataattgtgtatatttaatgcagctgatccttctagtatatataccaccagaaaagagtcgttgcaaaaagaaccgttggagttgataatcttttgtcttcaagcagtctgtcttgatgcagtttgtttgtatctaaactgagtaagagtttcagatactttgactactgcagagtagactttccttattcagctaacaagtctgaagacccacgttctcaagtgaggacagacaaaacgagagtagctgaactgatcaggcttgaaaggtccttttcttcattggtagaagagttgacttgcaaagggaatctttacagctttcaaaaagatcttcagaggttgatgaaactttagtcactcaagaagttctgaagacttcatcatctgaaggttgtaagttctgaagtccaacatcttctgagcgcttgtgaacttctgaattcacatcctctgagcttcactaagagcttatctgatgcttatatctgcgcacttaaaataaatttttagtccttccaattgtttattaatactttgttatcatcaaaacctttatggatttaggggctaacatttttaaatcaattttgttccaacaatctccccctttttgatgatgacaaacataagtattaatcaatgttttaagaaccggaccggaccggccggttcaaccggttcaaCCGGGAACCGGACACAGGACCGGTCCGGGCTGCTGCTGAGAACCGGTAGTCTGCAAAACCGGGAAAAAACCGCTTGAAACCGGTGCGAACCGCCCGGAACCGttcgaaccggtgaaccgggagcggtttgaaaaaaccggccggttcggaatcttttaaaaattaaaaaaaaaaaaaaaaaaaaactgtgtaTTTaaacgtgttttttttttcctatgtgTAACCCtaatttttctctttcactTTCCAGAGAGCGTGAAAACGGCTGAAGGAAAACCAACACCTATTTTGagtattttcttcttcttcttcgtgaAAACCCTCCACTGGTAACGtgcactttttttcttcttcttcttcatcgttaattgtttcttatattaGATGGTGGAATGAAACAAATTTATCCTATTGTTATGTTTAGgtttcttaatttgtttcttaatttgtgGAATGAAGAACTAaggttttgttcaatttttatgGGTTTCATCTTTATATTATTTGCTTTAGGAAATATTGTTTCAACACATTGATAGATTGCaacaagaataatatttttcagaatcttgtttcaattttgaaaagggtttttttttcttattttacgtTAATTGCAACAagaactaagttttttttttcttatattacaGTAGTTTCTAATTTGTCCTTTGTTTGTTTTAGGTTTTTAAAGTTTCTATTTTGTTAGTTTGTTTATCACCTGTGAAGTAGAATAATTATTATGAACCAATTTTAGTAATTTGTTGCTTTGTTTACcaatttaaagtttattttctatttcagAAAATTATGTCGACATCAGCATCAACTTCTGTTGCTCAATCTTCACAAGCAGCTCCTCCAACACAAGCTGATGACTCTATGCAATCATGTCGACAAAAGTCAGACCCTGCTTGGGACTTGGCAAACAATTGGCTCTTGATTCTATTAAGCATATGCGTCCCGGTAAGtataattgatataatgttttttAAATTGTGCATCTTTACCTTTAACTACATATTGATCATGATTTCAATTTTGTTATGATTTTGATAGATATGTGGTGGAATACTTTTGGACATAGTGTGCCAAATGTGCAAAAATGGGCAATTAAGATACTTAGTCAAACTGCTTCATCATCGGGTTGTGAAAGGAATTGGAGTGTCTTTGAAAGAATACATACAAAAAAGAGGAATAGATTGGAGCATCAAAGGTTGAATGATCTTGTGTTTGTGCATTACAACTTGCGTTTAAAAAATAGGTatgcaattatttttaatttttacctTCAATATTCTAcatttcattatttattatCCTTTTTACATTGAATAATCTTTGTCTTTTGTTAGAGCCTTCAACAAGATGGGAGCCTATGATCCTATAGACTATGAGAGAATAGACGACATTGAATTTTGGATCATGGACGAAGATACAAATTCTACCCCCATTCTTGATTCCAATGAGATAGAAAGTATGCTTTACAATGAGGAATCAATTCCCATAATTGGTATTGACAATGAGGAAGGTGAGAGTGAGATTATTACTTATGTGCATTGAGTTGTATACTTGTATTGTGGTATTTAGTTTATGAAAATGCTATACTTAAttgtttactttatttttagGTGAATTGGCACCCACCATTGGACTTCAAGAGGGGGGACTTAATTTGGATTCATTTCCACAAGAAGATGTGAATAGTTATAATGgtgttgatgatgatggttTCCATCAATTTAATGATTGATCATTCGATGCATGAACTTTGAGTTTGAACATGAATATGGGAGACTTGAAGAGGGGAGacttaatttgatattttgatgtTTGAATTTAGATTATGAATTTATGTTTTAGTATTTGGTATGAATTATGTATTTGGTATAAGTATTATGAATTTGGACTTTGTATAAGTATTATTAAGTACTTGGTCTTGGTATGAACATCATGCactttaaaactaaattttgttaatttgtcaATTTATGTCTAAGTATTTGTTATTCTGTTActgataatttgtttattagctACCAGATAcgaaaattatatgaacggttcatataaacggttcaataacggttTAACCGGTCTAACCGATTGAACCATGAACCAGTGACCACACCGGGTCGatctccggtccggttcttaaaacattggtattaattgacaattgttgttaaattaacttatcatgtttctcttaggtttgtgaggtttgcaagctccccctaagattgatacttctTAAAGCCAAAGCTTTAagttatatccatgatattttaatttagtataagattaagataatttgaaataaaacaaattttcatatctttcttcagagtgagaggtttgcaagctctccccctaagtctcataaggctaagttaaaattgcactcttaacttatccttacttatgaaatttatttcagtttcaactaacttagtctccacattgaaatacgtaaaacaacttaaaagtaacaacttttaacttaacggataaaagcgagataaaagtgtggtttcagctttaaaacttatcacttatcaattaatgcgtaactactcccccttttgtcattatcaaaaagtaaaaaaaaaatttatataaccaagacagtgaAAAAAGAAGACTGGTtattacaaaggtgaatttatttcaaaaacaaaaaacaacgcgctcaaaggtttataaaaggcgaacgagttaacatgcattcttcacataaaaacaagaataaacgagtatatcaagaaagatcaagaagaatgagaaggtttagttcacgcatcgcagagtttcggagaaagaaagaagaagaaaaacacgaaaaagatgagaaagataaagaagacgacaagaaaccacaagaagctgagattataatcatctcatcagattctgaagctgaagagaatgaagatgatgctgactatgttgagttcttggctggctatgttccagaagaagaacaaaaagaagaagaagagcaaaacccagatcccatagaaatttcatcagaggatgctgaggagaagtctgagatttcttctgagtattatccatctgattaggattaggttgtcttgttctttttctttttaccaatgtactcaacattgttagatcattaataaaaaaatttcgtttaaaagcagcttgtgttcttatgttcttatttatcaaagaaagttagcacaaacaaaaaatatagcaaaccacataactaagtgaaaatccaaaataagaaattgttcagacaaaataaagaaaaatatgaatatcaagttcagaagataaaaacaaaaacaaacataaagtgcaaagaatcctaaggtttcttgagaaaggctaagagctggtcaaatttgtcattcagagaccTCACGTTGGAAAcaagaccatccactttggattccaaattgaggtgagctgtcctttgcctttccaaaccttcttgttgttccctcagagcttcttgaaagatctgcaactgattaacaaccacaggagcttgatcttcaaccaagggtgcttgttcttcaaccaaaggtgccttgcctttatcagagggttcaccttcctctggataatcgaTCATCAGAACATCATCAGCAGGAGTAACCTCTTGGTTCAGCTCAGGGATTTCTTCAGCaagtcttgcagcagcttcagctagacgttcattctcaaccctgtgagcttcaagactctgaaagaGCTTGGAATCAATCCAGAATTCCTTAAAAACAGACATATGCCTTGCAGTAGCAGCAATAgcagcaagcttagcacgctcatgctcttcatgattaaACCCAGTCAGTCGTTTCAAATTAGCTCTTGCTAAGCTGTCCTTCAGAAGATACACTAAATCCAAATCCCGTTGTCCAATCACAGTCTTGATCTCATCACCCATTACATCCAGAGCTTTGCAGATTCTAGCCTTGATTAGTGacacctccatatccacatcagagggacacaccaGAAACTTGTCCTGAATATGGGATAACCTAAGTAGATCATCATATAGCTGATTGGAAaggttaccaaaagggtcagaggatgagggtgagatGTTGGGAATGGTAGAGGGTTTTGTTGGgtcattagcagggttgtcaatgataaCAACTTCTGCTTCTGAAGGGTTAGGAGCACAAGTATGAGTGCGTGCAGGAGAAGTATGCTTAGTACTTGGattaggattgggttcaggagttgattcagatgatgagatgtcagaggttgattcagggtaaatgTGTTCAGGTGATGGTTCAGAagatttatgtggagagggttgtttggtgggagaggtttgttcagcagttggaatatctggttgaggttcagatggtggaatgtcagatgatactttttgtggttgaggttgaggtagaggtgattttggtttaggaggtgaggtagatttgtgggtttcatgagtaagaggttgattattgagggggtcagggctcagatgtttttctagttcagaaagagggttatcagaggttggaataattgtgggtacaggaagtatagtcctaagtggttttgtataacctattccaatttcagcttcattaaaatTGTACTTAGGAGTCTTACCTTTAGGATCAGGAACATGTTTCTGACGCAGCCTAGTactcagagtttcttcatcagactcagtttctgatTCAGACTGAGTTTCAGAGGAgtcactttcttcactttcctcttcatcatcaacaatgatAGGCTCCTTTGATGATGTTGCAGCAGCTTTCTTAGAAGTAGCTTCATATTTCCTTTTAGTTCTCTGCTCAGCAACAGCTTCTTCTACTTTAACCTTCTTttgagccagaagatctggtttttcttgttcagctttcctcttaggtttcctcttaggattatacaagTTTGCAGGAGCttttggaaccatactcctatcaacagtatatccttcttttctaagaacttccagatagtcttgaatgatgtgctcagcatccatttcagagattactggatatccatccacaaacagacgatcttcaagactgGCTGTAAACTCTTGTGAAGGTGGAACCACTTTTGATGAGATGAGACGCATCTTGGTGAGAAAgctagcattcagaatctcaggagtgaacttcttttcaacaagttctggatggaacttcttcagattttgaacaacatgaccttgatagaGAAGGTCTGAGAGTAATCTTGGATAAGCTATAGCTgtcttcctctgagatttgcttaagaagattgcctcacagatcctctcaaagaagtattctcccagattcactttcatttctttcagaagaaagtagatcagatgacgatgagtccaggaaattgtatcagtaccaccaactcttggactgatagcagctagtatgatcttgaatagcactctgcagacgtcagtcaaacccttgactttacccttcagtttcaaatctgtacacatcagagccagaagatcatctctgtaccttgtgtccttctcaaagacatccaactctatcccagagttatccaGACCAAGCAAcgcattgaaatgaataggaGAGAAAGCTAAGTTCataccacagatatttgacctaatctgttttccagtgaattccaataaacccatttctttcctagatttaccttttaaactaggattcctctcaatagccGCACGTTCTTCCTGTTTAGCTTCAGCCTTATCAAaaaccttagctttcatccagaatttcttcaaaagatctgggtaaataggaccatttaGCATGatgaagtacttatcccatccttgaGCGGAGAAGTAATGTTTCACATCGAACCCATTTGCCTT
Coding sequences within it:
- the LOC123898320 gene encoding uncharacterized protein LOC123898320 isoform X1, producing MGLFVLVFFQNDFCRIVQVLKKLNKGVDSIGISMLISFLVLAIKSKHFFLYLSKLRKVKFKIKGQSHKPYAATPSVVQPFLLNSGSLLCIILSFIMESDEPQSAELSKYTGPVAGVKLLIVDADLARRAFISKFLLSLGYEILTATLASDALSIIGEKWNEINIVLVDVQLPDMEIYDLIQKMKENTNIPFPSFIRNAYDKSLISKALGTGAMLCLRTAGDLQQLMDVEGLPKETVSNYLQKYRQSMNLRASPVAQHLNGYVSITKKSRGKHPLSLKKKGATNNPAFNRKDLNKPLRAPVLGTSARFLTLESSSSQESPFSQNQLSPPWKQEVVEHSTSGLGRFLNCVNGDASEKIRQVINTADGKVSNAGQQLNFSTLMAFNMSNQFWPALPIALLPPEENEKIDEIFYTKESQIFTDEDLNMWLSTIPGMNMPVIYLCVCTGRKHKCVYIFFLFLLLLFTAILLFVVIFTIIVKKF
- the LOC123898320 gene encoding uncharacterized protein LOC123898320 isoform X3, translated to MSKLRKVKFKIKGQSHKPYAATPSVVQPFLLNSGSLLCIILSFIMESDEPQSAELSKYTGPVAGVKLLIVDADLARRAFISKFLLSLGYEILTATLASDALSIIGEKWNEINIVLVDVQLPDMEIYDLIQKMKENTNIPFPSFIRNAYDKSLISKALGTGAMLCLRTAGDLQQLMDVEGLPKETVSNYLQKYRQSMNLRASPVAQHLNGYVSITKKSRGKHPLSLKKKGATNNPAFNRKDLNKPLRAPVLGTSARFLTLESSSSQESPFSQNQLSPPWKQEVVEHSTSGLGRFLNCVNGDASEKIRQVINTADGKVSNAGQQLNFSTLMAFNMSNQFWPALPIALLPPEENEKIDEIFYTKESQIFTDEDLNMWLSTIPGMNMPVIYLCVCTGRKHKCVYIFFLFLLLLFTAILLFVVIFTIIVKKF
- the LOC123898321 gene encoding uncharacterized protein LOC123898321 isoform X1 translates to MRPDMWWNTFGHSVPNVQKWAIKILSQTASSSGCERNWSVFERIHTKKRNRLEHQRLNDLVFVHYNLRLKNRAFNKMGAYDPIDYERIDDIEFWIMDEDTNSTPILDSNEIESMLYNEESIPIIGIDNEEGELAPTIGLQEGGLNLDSFPQEDVNSYNGVDDDGFHQFND
- the LOC123898321 gene encoding uncharacterized protein LOC123898321 isoform X2; translation: MWWNTFGHSVPNVQKWAIKILSQTASSSGCERNWSVFERIHTKKRNRLEHQRLNDLVFVHYNLRLKNRAFNKMGAYDPIDYERIDDIEFWIMDEDTNSTPILDSNEIESMLYNEESIPIIGIDNEEGELAPTIGLQEGGLNLDSFPQEDVNSYNGVDDDGFHQFND